In Vibrio alfacsensis, the following proteins share a genomic window:
- a CDS encoding Lrp/AsnC family transcriptional regulator: protein MDRFDERILQSLKSDGRISNVELSERVGLSPSATLRRVQDLERKGIIKGYRALLDNQKMGIGFIAYVSIGLASHSKKAQLGFEEHVRFVNEVVECHNITGANEYLLRVETHDLASYKAFHADVLGECEHVKAITTMVVMDTPKDER from the coding sequence ATGGATAGGTTTGATGAAAGGATATTGCAATCGCTTAAATCGGACGGAAGAATCTCCAATGTAGAGCTGTCTGAGCGAGTAGGATTATCTCCATCTGCGACTTTGCGTCGAGTGCAAGATTTAGAGCGTAAAGGGATTATCAAGGGCTATCGAGCGTTACTTGATAATCAAAAAATGGGGATTGGGTTCATTGCTTATGTATCGATTGGATTGGCTTCTCACTCTAAAAAAGCGCAATTGGGTTTTGAAGAGCATGTGCGTTTTGTCAATGAAGTGGTGGAGTGTCATAACATCACTGGAGCCAACGAGTATTTGCTTCGAGTAGAAACGCACGATCTTGCATCCTACAAAGCATTTCATGCGGATGTTTTAGGAGAATGCGAACACGTCAAAGCGATCACGACCATGGTGGTCATGGACACACCAAAAGATGAACGCTAG
- a CDS encoding HAD-IB family hydrolase yields MSEITRPALALFDFDGTITDEDMFSLFLNYSATGLRKWLGKIVITPFYMLYKVGIIPARRMRPIASVIAFSGRDAEQVKVLGERFARDVIIRHLRPQAKEKLDWHQRRGDTIVIVSASLNAYLKPWCDAQGYHLLCSEVLNDSKRMSGLYRYGDCSLERKVERVTATFDLSHYCTVYAYGDTHEDIPMLKLADIAMMNWQPWTNSDKNSSQ; encoded by the coding sequence TTGTCTGAAATAACGAGGCCAGCTCTCGCACTCTTTGATTTTGATGGCACGATCACTGATGAGGATATGTTCAGTCTATTCCTCAACTATTCGGCGACAGGCTTACGAAAATGGCTTGGTAAGATCGTGATCACGCCATTCTATATGTTATACAAAGTCGGCATTATTCCAGCACGTCGCATGCGCCCCATTGCGAGCGTTATTGCGTTCTCAGGTCGAGACGCCGAACAAGTCAAAGTATTAGGTGAGAGATTCGCTCGTGACGTGATCATTCGCCATCTTCGCCCACAAGCAAAAGAAAAGCTCGATTGGCATCAACGTCGAGGGGATACCATTGTGATTGTCTCAGCCTCGCTTAACGCTTACTTAAAACCTTGGTGTGATGCTCAGGGTTACCACTTGCTGTGTAGTGAAGTGCTTAATGACAGCAAACGAATGAGTGGCCTTTATCGATATGGCGATTGCAGCTTAGAAAGAAAAGTCGAGCGAGTCACCGCCACATTTGATCTAAGCCATTACTGCACTGTTTATGCGTATGGTGATACCCACGAAGACATTCCTATGCTCAAACTTGCTGATATCGCGATGATGAATTGGCAACCTTGGACAAATAGCGACAAAAATTCCAGTCAATAA
- a CDS encoding DMT family transporter, whose product MSWFFLLLGVGAKALSHVALKATDGFSKPIPATLVLLGHLAAFVCLAQAMKGGMPVGIVHALWAGLAIVSVTLISQLVYRQHMDTSLWIGMALIAAGVMVINFSHGHAH is encoded by the coding sequence ATGAGCTGGTTTTTCTTACTTTTAGGCGTGGGCGCGAAAGCCCTTTCACATGTAGCACTTAAAGCGACGGATGGTTTTAGTAAACCCATCCCGGCAACACTTGTCTTACTTGGTCACCTAGCCGCATTTGTCTGTTTAGCTCAAGCTATGAAAGGAGGAATGCCAGTCGGGATTGTCCATGCATTATGGGCGGGATTGGCAATTGTATCGGTAACCTTAATATCTCAATTAGTATATCGCCAACACATGGATACTAGCCTTTGGATTGGAATGGCACTTATCGCTGCAGGTGTGATGGTGATAAACTTCTCACATGGACACGCACATTAA
- a CDS encoding cupin domain-containing protein gives MNLLKDLPDDLSKEVFDDILSHKQVRIERIVSTGQTTPEGDWYDQEDHEWVLILQGAGELTYEDGSVIHLEVGDHTNIPAHTKHRVSWTAPDQKTIWLAVFYS, from the coding sequence ATGAATCTACTAAAAGACTTACCTGATGATTTAAGCAAAGAAGTATTTGACGATATTCTGAGTCACAAACAGGTGCGTATTGAACGTATTGTATCGACAGGACAAACAACACCAGAGGGGGATTGGTATGATCAGGAAGATCACGAATGGGTATTGATATTACAAGGTGCTGGTGAACTGACTTATGAAGATGGTAGCGTGATACATTTAGAAGTCGGCGATCACACTAACATTCCTGCTCACACTAAACATCGAGTGAGTTGGACCGCACCCGATCAAAAAACCATTTGGTTGGCCGTATTTTATTCATAA
- a CDS encoding TAXI family TRAP transporter solute-binding subunit, producing the protein MKGTTLIAVFASAISLFSYSEKISAAEKFITIGTGGQTGVYYVAGQSICRFVNRGAADHSIKCNAPASGGGVANVNGLRSGEYNFGIMQSDHQYKALEGVPPFQNNQPMSDIRAVFSLQSEVFTILARKDAGITHFEDLKGKRVNIGNPGSGQRDTFEQVMQAKDWSPEVFSLVSDLKPAEQASAMSDNNIDAMSYFVGHPNGAIQEASTTTDAVLVPVTGPEIDKLLAERAYFTKATIPGGMYRGNPNDTASIGGKAVLSTTAETDPELVYQLTKSVFDNLDRFKRLHPAFKDLKESEMIEVGLSAPLHDGAVRYYKERGWL; encoded by the coding sequence ATGAAAGGAACCACACTCATTGCAGTATTTGCTTCGGCAATTTCATTGTTCTCATACAGTGAGAAAATAAGTGCGGCAGAGAAATTTATTACTATCGGTACGGGTGGTCAAACGGGTGTGTATTACGTTGCAGGCCAATCCATTTGTCGTTTTGTAAACCGAGGGGCCGCTGATCACAGTATCAAATGTAATGCCCCTGCCAGTGGTGGTGGTGTCGCGAACGTTAATGGTTTGCGTAGTGGCGAATATAACTTTGGTATCATGCAATCTGACCATCAATATAAAGCCCTTGAAGGTGTTCCACCTTTCCAAAACAATCAACCAATGTCTGATATTCGTGCGGTATTTTCCTTACAAAGTGAGGTATTTACGATTCTTGCGCGTAAAGATGCAGGCATTACACATTTTGAAGACCTGAAAGGGAAACGCGTAAATATCGGTAATCCAGGCTCAGGTCAGCGCGATACGTTTGAACAGGTAATGCAAGCCAAAGATTGGTCTCCTGAAGTGTTCAGCTTGGTATCGGATTTGAAACCTGCAGAGCAAGCGTCAGCGATGAGTGATAACAACATTGATGCGATGAGCTATTTTGTAGGGCATCCAAACGGCGCAATTCAGGAAGCGTCGACAACAACTGATGCGGTACTTGTACCAGTGACAGGACCAGAAATCGATAAACTGCTTGCTGAACGTGCATACTTCACTAAAGCAACCATCCCAGGTGGCATGTATCGCGGCAACCCAAATGATACCGCGTCTATTGGTGGCAAAGCGGTACTATCAACCACAGCAGAGACCGATCCTGAGTTAGTGTATCAACTGACTAAGTCTGTTTTCGACAATCTCGACCGCTTCAAGCGTTTGCACCCTGCGTTTAAAGACCTAAAAGAGTCAGAGATGATTGAAGTAGGGCTGTCTGCTCCGCTGCATGACGGCGCGGTACGTTACTACAAAGAACGCGGCTGGTTATAA
- a CDS encoding TRAP transporter permease: MDKTISQSDVDLHNDELSAEELIAQDVGARLPTGIMEKLIAGLALLWSLFQLWIASPLPFIVGFGVMNDTETRAIHLGFALLLAFLVFPAFKRSPRDRVPAFDIMLGLVACASSLYLFVMYEALAQRPGSLTTEDFVTALIGLPLLLEAARRVLGPALPLIALVFVGYSLAGPWMPGLLSHRGVQLDALANHQWITTEGVFGIALGVSTSFVFLFVLFGALLERAGAGHYFIQLAFSMLGHLRGGPAKAAVVASGLTGLISGSSIANVVTTGTFTIPMMRKVGFSPEKAGAVEVASSVNGQIMPPVMGAAAFLMVEYVGIPYVEIIKHAFLPAAISYIALLYIVHLEALKLGMQPIDAARSKPWLARLTGFAFGAVLISGLSMVVYYGLGWLKPLLGDFVLPGMALILSVVYLGLLKVAASNEPLPEEDPDAPLEQLPNTRAVLLSGLHYLLPVVVLVWCLMVERLSPGLSAFWGSVILVVIVLTQRPLLSWMRKDGKHDYGNFKDGCIDLREGLIAGARNMIGIGIATATAGIIVGAVSQTGVGLVLADLVEMLSMGNLLLMLMLTAVLSLILGMGLPTTANYIVVSSLLAPVIVTLGQQHGLIVPLIAVHLFVFYFGIMADVTPPVGLASFAAAAVSKGDPIKTGLTAFYYSLRTAALPFLFIFNTDLLLIDVDWAHGIVIFIISTIAMLIFAAATQGWFLTRNRWYEGVLLLLVAFTLFRPGFWVDIVVDPYQSSNPAELVQTLEPLEAGSVLRMRISGEDAVGKMREFSVLLSVPEGETGQDKLDALGIATYQQSEQTLIDIVSFASPAEAAGLQFDQQIVDVRVPVERFPKEWMWLPAMLLFGFVVWLQRRRVTVQPALVHQ; the protein is encoded by the coding sequence ATGGATAAGACGATCTCCCAGTCCGATGTAGACTTACACAATGATGAATTGTCTGCAGAGGAGTTGATTGCCCAAGATGTGGGTGCTCGCCTACCGACAGGTATTATGGAAAAGCTGATTGCGGGCTTGGCACTGCTTTGGTCTTTGTTTCAACTTTGGATTGCTTCTCCGCTGCCGTTTATTGTCGGCTTCGGTGTAATGAATGACACGGAAACGCGTGCGATTCATTTAGGCTTTGCCTTGTTACTGGCTTTTTTAGTCTTCCCTGCTTTTAAGCGCTCTCCACGCGATCGTGTTCCTGCGTTCGATATCATGCTGGGGTTGGTTGCTTGTGCATCTTCGCTTTACCTTTTTGTTATGTATGAAGCGCTAGCACAGCGTCCGGGAAGTTTAACGACAGAAGATTTCGTTACGGCGTTGATTGGTCTGCCTCTATTGCTGGAAGCCGCTCGCCGAGTACTTGGCCCTGCTTTACCTCTGATTGCATTGGTGTTTGTTGGATATAGTCTCGCTGGCCCATGGATGCCGGGGCTGCTGTCACACCGTGGTGTGCAATTAGATGCGCTCGCTAACCATCAATGGATTACCACTGAGGGGGTATTTGGTATTGCGTTAGGCGTTTCAACGAGCTTTGTTTTTTTGTTTGTGTTGTTCGGAGCGTTACTTGAGCGTGCAGGTGCAGGGCATTACTTTATCCAGCTTGCGTTTAGTATGTTGGGGCATTTGCGTGGTGGTCCGGCAAAAGCGGCAGTGGTTGCCTCCGGTTTAACTGGTTTGATCTCGGGTTCCTCGATTGCCAACGTCGTGACAACAGGAACGTTTACCATCCCGATGATGCGTAAAGTCGGCTTTTCTCCTGAAAAAGCCGGCGCAGTGGAAGTGGCTTCTTCAGTCAATGGGCAAATTATGCCTCCGGTCATGGGGGCTGCGGCATTTTTGATGGTGGAGTACGTGGGTATTCCATATGTTGAAATTATCAAGCATGCGTTTTTGCCCGCTGCGATCTCTTATATCGCCTTACTCTATATCGTTCACCTAGAAGCGCTCAAACTCGGTATGCAGCCGATTGATGCGGCACGCTCTAAACCATGGCTTGCTCGACTGACGGGCTTTGCTTTTGGTGCGGTGTTGATTTCTGGCTTATCCATGGTGGTATATTACGGCTTAGGTTGGCTCAAACCTCTACTAGGTGATTTCGTTCTGCCGGGAATGGCATTGATTCTCTCTGTGGTTTACTTGGGATTGTTGAAAGTGGCAGCAAGTAATGAACCGTTACCGGAAGAAGATCCTGATGCACCGTTAGAGCAATTACCAAATACACGAGCAGTCTTGTTGTCTGGTCTTCACTACCTCTTGCCTGTTGTGGTACTTGTGTGGTGTTTGATGGTTGAGCGTTTATCTCCGGGATTATCGGCCTTTTGGGGGAGTGTTATTCTTGTTGTTATCGTCTTGACTCAACGTCCATTATTGAGTTGGATGCGAAAAGACGGTAAGCACGATTACGGTAACTTCAAAGATGGCTGTATTGATCTAAGGGAGGGGTTAATTGCTGGTGCTCGTAACATGATAGGCATTGGCATCGCGACGGCAACCGCAGGTATCATCGTCGGTGCGGTTTCACAAACCGGAGTTGGCTTAGTGTTGGCAGACTTGGTAGAGATGCTCTCTATGGGTAACTTGTTACTCATGTTGATGCTAACCGCAGTTCTGAGTTTGATTTTAGGCATGGGATTACCAACAACGGCTAACTACATCGTTGTGTCGAGTCTCCTTGCGCCGGTGATTGTCACTCTTGGTCAGCAACATGGATTGATCGTACCGTTAATTGCCGTGCATTTGTTCGTGTTCTATTTTGGCATTATGGCGGATGTGACACCTCCGGTCGGTTTGGCGTCGTTTGCTGCCGCTGCGGTATCGAAAGGCGACCCAATCAAAACGGGTTTAACAGCGTTTTACTACAGTTTAAGAACCGCTGCGTTGCCATTTTTGTTTATCTTTAATACTGATTTACTGTTGATTGACGTAGATTGGGCGCACGGCATCGTCATCTTTATTATTTCAACCATTGCCATGCTTATCTTCGCGGCGGCAACACAAGGCTGGTTCCTGACCCGTAACCGTTGGTATGAGGGCGTATTACTACTGCTCGTGGCATTTACACTTTTCCGCCCTGGCTTTTGGGTCGATATCGTGGTGGATCCTTATCAGTCGAGTAATCCTGCCGAACTGGTCCAAACGCTAGAACCATTAGAAGCGGGGAGTGTCCTTAGAATGCGTATTAGCGGGGAGGATGCGGTAGGAAAAATGCGGGAGTTCTCCGTACTGCTTTCTGTGCCAGAGGGGGAAACTGGGCAAGATAAGTTAGATGCGCTAGGCATTGCCACTTATCAGCAAAGCGAACAGACATTGATAGATATTGTGTCGTTTGCGAGCCCTGCTGAAGCCGCAGGTTTGCAGTTTGATCAGCAAATTGTGGATGTTCGTGTTCCGGTTGAACGTTTTCCCAAAGAGTGGATGTGGTTGCCTGCTATGTTGCTGTTTGGTTTCGTGGTTTGGTTACAACGCCGAAGAGTGACTGTGCAGCCTGCTCTGGTTCATCAGTAA
- a CDS encoding HlyD family secretion protein: MSDETAKTSSSKSKLTKILFLLVCAIAFGAMYWSWQYSDGHPSTEDAYVRAKILSVAPQVKGQVVSVEAKDFQVVNKGDLLLKIDSRPYLLAVKQAKAAYQLAVQQHDVADKQVTEAVAGLDAARSNLTEAQLEYKRTNSLVKRKLASAQDLDTAKNKLANAQASLEQARATVEKAIANRGEEGAEAAVVQQAAAQLAQAELNLSYTDITSPVDGIAGEINTHAGSVVGIGQTLFPVIIKDSYWVRANFKETDLTHIKAGMHAEVVIDMYPDVVWKATVEELSPASGTSFSLMPPENATGNWVKIKQRFPVRLTLEVPEGAPQLRVGASSEVTVDLQSSAK; encoded by the coding sequence ATGAGTGACGAAACCGCGAAGACCTCATCTTCGAAATCAAAACTGACCAAAATCCTTTTTCTTCTCGTTTGTGCTATCGCCTTTGGTGCGATGTATTGGTCTTGGCAATATTCCGACGGTCATCCCAGCACGGAGGATGCGTATGTAAGAGCGAAAATTCTTTCGGTGGCACCTCAAGTTAAAGGACAAGTCGTTTCTGTTGAAGCCAAAGATTTTCAAGTCGTGAATAAAGGCGATTTGTTACTCAAAATCGATTCTCGCCCTTACTTACTTGCGGTTAAGCAGGCGAAAGCGGCTTATCAACTAGCGGTTCAGCAGCATGATGTCGCTGATAAACAAGTCACTGAAGCGGTTGCAGGATTGGATGCTGCGCGTTCAAACCTTACAGAAGCTCAGTTGGAGTACAAACGCACCAACTCGTTGGTTAAGCGTAAGTTGGCTTCAGCGCAAGATTTAGATACAGCTAAGAATAAGCTAGCAAACGCTCAAGCAAGCCTTGAACAAGCACGTGCAACGGTTGAAAAAGCCATCGCTAACCGTGGTGAAGAGGGCGCAGAAGCGGCGGTGGTTCAACAAGCTGCGGCGCAACTAGCACAAGCAGAATTGAATCTGAGCTATACCGACATTACCTCACCCGTCGATGGTATTGCGGGTGAAATCAATACCCATGCAGGTTCTGTTGTTGGCATTGGTCAAACCTTGTTCCCAGTGATTATCAAAGATAGCTATTGGGTTCGTGCAAACTTTAAAGAGACGGACTTAACCCATATTAAAGCGGGTATGCATGCTGAAGTTGTGATTGATATGTATCCTGATGTGGTTTGGAAAGCAACGGTCGAAGAGTTATCTCCTGCGAGTGGAACGTCTTTCTCATTGATGCCTCCAGAAAATGCAACGGGTAACTGGGTAAAAATCAAGCAACGCTTCCCTGTGCGCTTAACATTAGAAGTTCCAGAGGGTGCACCACAACTACGTGTGGGCGCGAGTTCCGAAGTGACGGTTGATTTGCAAAGTAGCGCGAAATGA
- a CDS encoding MDR family MFS transporter: MSNEITADKRGIATVAVMLSAIMVLIDMTVANVSLSHMMGALGATADQITWVLTGYSMAEAIFIPMTSFWVSRFGERKVMLVAVIGFVIASALCGQANSLEEMVLFRIIQGAFGASVIPLAQSTLVQIYPSEQKGKAMAIFSIGILLGPILGPVVGGVITDNMNWRWIFYVNLPFGLVCTTLIYRYIHISNKSKPDFDWWIIGYMALGVGALQFVLDKGNDEDWFNSRLIQTAILLAVMGLIMWIYRSWKTKSPIAPLWLLKDKNLMVSSLMMAVVSMAMFGLTTQQPMLLEGLLNYPVSTTGMLMAPRGLASAAMLILVIVINPQFDPRLKIVFGLSCIGIGSYLMTLYSMEIDTFWIIMPSMIQGMGLGLTFSTLSTLAYMTLPKEQSVAGASIFNLFRTIGSSFGISIATTFQYRDGQQQWHALSEGFNTYNPVLQDWAAKQGLSVTDPAALEQYQTMLHQQSQMVAFVHTFQLVGIMFVIMMPMLIFIRSK, encoded by the coding sequence ATGAGTAACGAAATTACGGCTGACAAACGGGGAATTGCCACCGTCGCCGTGATGCTTTCTGCCATCATGGTGTTGATAGATATGACCGTTGCCAACGTGTCGCTTTCACATATGATGGGAGCACTAGGTGCAACGGCAGACCAGATCACTTGGGTGCTGACTGGCTACAGCATGGCAGAAGCGATCTTCATCCCAATGACCAGCTTTTGGGTTTCACGTTTTGGCGAACGTAAAGTCATGCTGGTGGCCGTGATTGGTTTTGTGATTGCCAGTGCGCTGTGTGGCCAAGCTAACTCGCTAGAAGAGATGGTGCTATTTCGTATCATTCAAGGTGCGTTTGGGGCCTCGGTTATCCCACTTGCACAGTCGACTTTGGTGCAGATTTATCCATCGGAGCAAAAAGGTAAAGCGATGGCGATCTTCTCCATCGGTATCTTATTGGGCCCCATCCTTGGCCCTGTCGTCGGCGGTGTCATTACCGACAACATGAACTGGCGCTGGATCTTCTACGTTAATTTACCGTTTGGGCTAGTCTGCACGACATTGATCTATCGCTATATCCACATTAGTAATAAATCTAAGCCTGATTTTGATTGGTGGATCATTGGTTACATGGCACTTGGCGTTGGTGCTTTGCAGTTTGTTCTTGATAAAGGTAACGATGAAGACTGGTTTAACTCTCGTCTGATTCAAACCGCCATTTTGCTCGCCGTGATGGGGCTGATCATGTGGATCTATCGCAGCTGGAAGACCAAGAGCCCAATCGCACCTCTATGGCTATTGAAAGATAAAAACCTCATGGTGTCATCCTTGATGATGGCGGTGGTTTCGATGGCAATGTTTGGTCTGACTACTCAGCAGCCAATGTTGTTAGAGGGGCTACTTAATTACCCGGTTTCCACTACGGGTATGTTAATGGCACCAAGGGGCCTTGCCTCCGCCGCAATGCTGATATTAGTGATTGTGATAAACCCACAATTTGACCCTAGGTTGAAGATTGTCTTCGGTTTATCGTGCATTGGCATCGGTAGCTATCTGATGACCTTGTATTCCATGGAGATTGATACATTCTGGATTATCATGCCGAGTATGATTCAAGGTATGGGGTTAGGGTTAACTTTCTCAACGCTGTCAACATTGGCTTATATGACATTACCCAAAGAGCAGTCTGTTGCGGGGGCCAGTATTTTTAACTTGTTCCGTACAATCGGTAGTTCCTTTGGTATTTCGATTGCGACGACGTTTCAATATCGTGATGGCCAGCAGCAATGGCATGCACTGAGCGAAGGTTTCAATACCTACAATCCAGTACTTCAAGATTGGGCCGCGAAACAAGGTTTATCGGTAACGGATCCCGCAGCGTTAGAGCAATATCAAACGATGCTTCATCAGCAGTCGCAAATGGTCGCGTTTGTTCATACGTTCCAACTAGTGGGAATCATGTTCGTCATCATGATGCCGATGCTGATTTTTATTCGGTCGAAATAG